From Syntrophorhabdaceae bacterium, one genomic window encodes:
- the folP gene encoding dihydropteroate synthase yields MARELPSNNRPLIMGILNVTPDSFFDGGRYDSENRAVEQALALISDGADIIDVGGESTRPNADSVSVEEELARVVPVIGKIREHSDVFISVDTYKSEVAREACRAGADMINDISGLTFDADMALLAGRLGAYVVIMHIKGTPKDMQKDPHYDDVVFEINDFFARQIETATKSGVREEHIILDPGIGFGKRVEDNLRILKRLGEFKKLGRPVLVGASMKSFIGAVTGAPVDMRAYGTLAAVAVSLMNGADIVRVHDVKKTREVLQIVEAVMTS; encoded by the coding sequence ATGGCAAGGGAGCTCCCGAGCAACAATAGACCCCTCATCATGGGCATTCTCAATGTGACACCCGACTCCTTCTTTGACGGCGGCCGATATGACAGTGAAAACAGGGCGGTTGAACAAGCCCTTGCCTTGATCTCAGACGGAGCGGATATCATTGATGTGGGAGGGGAATCGACAAGACCCAACGCGGATTCGGTGAGCGTTGAAGAAGAGTTGGCGCGAGTTGTTCCGGTAATCGGGAAAATTCGCGAACACTCCGATGTTTTTATTTCTGTCGATACGTACAAATCGGAGGTCGCCCGTGAGGCCTGTCGCGCGGGCGCCGATATGATCAACGACATAAGCGGCCTTACCTTCGACGCGGATATGGCCCTGCTGGCGGGTAGGCTCGGGGCTTACGTGGTGATCATGCATATTAAAGGGACGCCCAAGGACATGCAAAAGGACCCTCATTACGACGACGTTGTTTTCGAGATAAATGATTTTTTTGCCCGGCAGATTGAGACGGCAACAAAATCGGGCGTCAGAGAGGAACATATCATCCTTGATCCGGGCATCGGGTTCGGGAAGAGGGTAGAGGATAATCTGAGAATTCTCAAAAGGCTCGGCGAATTCAAGAAACTCGGCAGGCCGGTGCTTGTAGGCGCCTCCATGAAGAGCTTCATCGGCGCCGTAACCGGCGCTCCTGTGGACATGAGGGCTTACGGCACGCTCGCGGCCGTGGCTGTGTCGCTTATGAACGGGGCCGATATCGTTCGCGTGCACGATGTGAAAAAGACGAGAGAGGTACTTCAAATCGTTGAGGCGGTGATGACGTCATGA
- the cdaA gene encoding diadenylate cyclase CdaA — protein MTPVAGWQDATDILRDVIDILIVSFIIYRTFLLIKGTRAIQLILGLVIVMFVFALAKQFGLFTIGWIFNSFVSSIIFVIVVIFQDDIRRLLLALGRSPFFKKITYVQETLFYDELVNACVVMAKRRTGSLIVIEREVGLEEFMEVGVRFDAEVNTELIVSVFQHGSPIHDGAMIIREGRIKAAGCVLPLTSNDEVDKSFGTRHRAGMGITEVTDAVALIVSEERGVVSYTYRGEIFPNVSGDELKKVLRELLR, from the coding sequence ATGACGCCGGTTGCCGGATGGCAAGATGCAACAGATATACTGAGAGACGTCATCGATATACTGATCGTCTCGTTCATCATTTACCGGACGTTTCTCTTGATAAAAGGCACCAGGGCAATACAGCTCATTCTGGGCCTCGTCATTGTCATGTTCGTCTTCGCCCTGGCCAAGCAGTTCGGCCTCTTTACCATCGGATGGATCTTCAACAGTTTTGTCAGTTCCATCATATTCGTCATCGTGGTCATATTCCAGGATGACATACGAAGGTTGTTGCTCGCCCTCGGGAGAAGTCCCTTTTTCAAGAAGATTACCTATGTCCAGGAGACGCTCTTTTACGATGAACTGGTAAATGCCTGCGTCGTCATGGCAAAGAGAAGAACAGGCTCCTTGATTGTGATTGAGCGGGAGGTCGGACTGGAAGAGTTTATGGAGGTGGGCGTGCGTTTCGATGCCGAGGTCAATACGGAGTTAATCGTGAGCGTTTTTCAGCATGGATCGCCCATTCACGATGGGGCCATGATAATCAGGGAAGGAAGAATTAAGGCCGCGGGCTGTGTGCTCCCGCTGACTTCGAATGATGAAGTGGACAAGAGTTTTGGCACGCGACACAGGGCGGGTATGGGCATAACCGAGGTCACGGACGCCGTTGCCCTCATCGTGTCTGAGGAGAGGGGCGTGGTCTCTTACACCTATCGGGGTGAGATATTTCCCAATGTGAGTGGAGATGAGTTGAAGAAGGTGCTGAGAGAACTTCTCCGTTGA